A window of the Bacillus andreraoultii genome harbors these coding sequences:
- a CDS encoding sporulation protein YpjB: MKRIIVLLTTVFLFLGEDIKFAAENDSNLNMLDSMANEALQLSKTERYEEAQKVLENIGVILNNTTTLTSDEKRILRISYHESMKLFENDTYTKDEVIKRLTKFRLVVDAVITDYEPLWTNMESSLLTAFQSFKEKIVQRDYQHFHEEFNHFLSVYDTVYPSIMLDVPVEKVQKVDAQIQYWEQYSSKLMDREDSIVAIEALQRDLQSLFDETEEDEADLSLWWVIISTGGIIIMTLSYVGWRKYKAEKDIRKSVKKGQKH, translated from the coding sequence ATGAAACGAATCATTGTTCTATTGACTACAGTTTTTTTGTTTCTTGGAGAAGATATTAAATTTGCTGCTGAAAACGATAGTAATTTAAATATGTTAGATTCGATGGCGAATGAGGCCCTTCAACTTTCAAAAACAGAAAGATATGAAGAAGCACAAAAAGTATTAGAGAACATAGGTGTAATTCTTAACAATACAACGACACTTACAAGCGATGAGAAGAGAATATTACGAATTTCTTATCACGAATCAATGAAGTTATTTGAAAATGACACATATACAAAAGACGAGGTAATTAAGCGTCTTACAAAATTTCGGCTTGTAGTAGATGCTGTTATAACAGATTACGAACCATTATGGACAAATATGGAAAGTTCATTATTAACTGCTTTTCAATCGTTTAAAGAAAAGATTGTCCAAAGAGACTACCAGCATTTTCATGAAGAGTTTAACCATTTTTTGAGTGTATACGATACAGTTTATCCTAGCATCATGTTAGATGTACCAGTAGAAAAAGTACAAAAAGTTGATGCTCAAATCCAATATTGGGAACAATATTCAAGTAAACTAATGGATCGGGAGGATAGTATTGTTGCCATTGAAGCTTTACAAAGGGATTTGCAAAGTCTTTTTGATGAAACAGAAGAAGATGAAGCAGACTTATCTTTATGGTGGGTAATTATTTCAACAGGTGGAATAATTATTATGACATTATCGTATGTTGGTTGGAGAAAATACAAAGCAGAGAAAGATATTCGTAAATCAGTGAAAAAGGGGCAAAAACATTGA
- a CDS encoding CCA tRNA nucleotidyltransferase has protein sequence MIDKFKKAVPVLEKIEQAGFEAYFVGGSVRDFLLNRTIDDVDIATSAFPEEVKQIFPKTIDVGIKHGTVVVIYKGENYEITTFRTEGEYTDFRRPREVTFIRTLEEDLKRRDFTMNAIAMDKTGMLIDPFSGRMAIKHKIIKTVGEADERFREDALRIMRAVRFISQLSFQIEQETSIAIKKNGHLLSYISIERIYAEFKKIIMGKNRQAAIYYLVEADLHHFLPKLKSYGKELKQTAQLMSTMMWSESEFWAILLILIKVESVESFLRAWKTPIKTIKTVKQIVKAYELRSKEDWNEENIYYTGIEICESAEKIYAMINDLPLSDYFKAIRDIYENLPIKCRTELVVSGNDLMEWTSRESGPWIKEMIENIEKAVIHKEVANEKDKIKEWLFS, from the coding sequence ATGATTGATAAATTTAAGAAAGCTGTACCAGTATTAGAAAAAATAGAGCAAGCAGGATTTGAGGCGTATTTTGTTGGTGGATCTGTTCGTGATTTTCTATTAAATCGAACGATAGACGATGTAGATATTGCAACAAGTGCATTTCCAGAAGAAGTAAAACAAATTTTCCCAAAAACAATTGATGTTGGAATAAAACATGGAACAGTTGTTGTTATTTACAAAGGTGAAAATTACGAAATCACAACCTTTCGAACAGAAGGAGAGTATACAGATTTTCGTCGACCACGTGAAGTTACCTTTATTCGAACATTGGAAGAAGATTTAAAACGCAGAGATTTCACAATGAATGCGATTGCTATGGATAAAACAGGTATGTTAATTGATCCATTCTCTGGAAGGATGGCTATCAAGCATAAAATAATTAAGACAGTGGGAGAAGCGGATGAACGATTTAGGGAAGATGCACTAAGAATTATGCGTGCCGTTCGGTTTATTAGTCAGCTTTCATTTCAAATAGAGCAAGAAACATCGATTGCTATTAAAAAAAATGGCCATTTGTTGTCTTACATTTCGATTGAACGAATTTATGCTGAATTCAAAAAAATAATAATGGGAAAAAATCGGCAAGCAGCTATCTATTACCTTGTCGAAGCAGATTTGCATCATTTTTTACCAAAATTAAAAAGTTATGGTAAAGAACTAAAACAAACAGCTCAACTAATGAGTACGATGATGTGGAGTGAGTCTGAATTTTGGGCAATATTACTCATTCTCATAAAAGTAGAGTCGGTTGAAAGTTTTTTAAGAGCTTGGAAGACGCCAATAAAAACGATTAAGACTGTCAAGCAAATTGTTAAAGCTTATGAATTACGAAGCAAGGAAGACTGGAATGAAGAAAACATTTACTATACCGGGATAGAAATTTGTGAAAGTGCAGAAAAAATTTACGCTATGATCAATGATCTACCTTTAAGTGATTATTTTAAAGCAATTAGAGACATATATGAAAATTTGCCAATCAAATGTCGAACTGAGTTAGTTGTATCTGGTAATGATTTAATGGAATGGACAAGTCGAGAAAGTGGCCCGTGGATTAAAGAAATGATTGAGAATATTGAAAAGGCAGTAATACATAAAGAAGTTGCTAATGAAAAGGATAAAATCAAGGAGTGGTTGTTCTCGTGA
- the lhaT gene encoding lipoprotein heptaprenylglyceryl N-acetyltransferase LhaT: MINIQYLLTRKNFLFLLLLINIVGTVYGYYWYGYQLKETPSIFLPFVPDSPTASLFFVFVLIAFLFKKNWPLFEALAIMTLFKYGIWAVVMNILTLIVTGYLPWQGYMLIASHLGMAIEGILYSSYYRIKLKHLFIAAIWTLHNEMIDYIFFMYPRYGALDHYIPQIGYFTFWLSILSIWLTYYFGMKKQRRTLL, from the coding sequence TTGATAAACATCCAATATTTGTTAACAAGGAAAAATTTTCTTTTTTTATTATTACTAATAAATATCGTTGGTACTGTGTATGGCTATTACTGGTATGGATACCAGTTAAAAGAAACACCATCGATTTTCCTACCATTCGTACCGGATAGTCCAACCGCTAGTTTGTTCTTTGTTTTTGTGTTAATCGCTTTTTTGTTTAAAAAAAACTGGCCATTATTCGAAGCTCTTGCAATAATGACTTTATTTAAATATGGAATATGGGCGGTTGTAATGAATATATTAACATTAATTGTCACAGGGTACTTACCTTGGCAAGGATATATGTTAATCGCTTCACATTTAGGAATGGCCATTGAAGGAATATTGTATTCTTCTTATTATCGTATAAAATTAAAGCATTTATTTATTGCAGCTATATGGACTTTACATAATGAAATGATTGATTACATATTTTTCATGTATCCGCGTTATGGAGCACTTGATCACTATATTCCACAAATAGGTTATTTTACATTTTGGCTTAGTATTTTGTCCATTTGGCTTACATATTACTTTGGTATGAAAAAACAAAGAAGGACATTATTGTAA
- the bshA gene encoding N-acetyl-alpha-D-glucosaminyl L-malate synthase BshA has protein sequence MKLKIGIICYPTVGGSGIIATELGQMLAEKGHEIHFITSNVPFRLKKIYPNIFYHQVEVNQYAVFQYPPYDIQLASKIAEIADREKLHIVHAHYAIPHAICAILGKQMATRHFKIVTTLHGTDITVLGQDSSLKKAIQFGINSSDCVTAVSYALALETERLIDPNKRIHPVYNFVDERVYKPNHQSHKYLKKQFGIEENEKVIIHVSNFRAVKRVQDVIESFRLIAEKVPAKLLLVGDGPEMSKIVQMVDDYHLTNRVLFLGKQENLEELYGISDLLLLLSEKESFGLVALEAMACGVPCIGTNIGGIPEVIVHEITGFICEVGNIREISAKSLDILQNESLQMQFREASLRRVHTVFSSEQILNQYETIYYQLVEMDEFND, from the coding sequence ATGAAATTAAAAATAGGTATTATATGTTACCCAACTGTAGGAGGCTCGGGAATCATTGCAACCGAGTTAGGACAAATGTTAGCGGAAAAAGGTCATGAGATTCATTTCATCACATCGAATGTTCCTTTTCGTTTGAAGAAAATATACCCAAATATTTTTTATCATCAAGTAGAAGTGAATCAATATGCTGTTTTCCAATACCCACCATATGACATACAGCTAGCAAGTAAAATCGCAGAAATTGCAGATCGTGAGAAATTACATATTGTCCACGCACATTATGCGATCCCACACGCGATATGTGCGATATTAGGTAAACAAATGGCGACAAGGCACTTTAAAATTGTAACTACTTTACATGGAACGGATATTACTGTTTTAGGACAAGATTCCTCTTTAAAAAAGGCAATCCAATTTGGAATTAACTCATCTGATTGCGTTACGGCAGTTTCATACGCGCTTGCACTCGAGACAGAGCGATTAATTGATCCTAACAAACGTATTCACCCTGTATACAATTTTGTTGATGAAAGAGTTTATAAACCAAACCATCAATCTCACAAATATTTAAAGAAACAATTTGGAATTGAAGAAAATGAGAAGGTAATAATTCATGTATCTAATTTTCGAGCAGTAAAGAGGGTCCAAGATGTTATTGAATCATTTCGTCTTATTGCAGAAAAGGTTCCAGCTAAATTACTTTTAGTAGGAGACGGGCCAGAAATGTCAAAAATTGTCCAGATGGTCGATGACTATCATTTAACAAATCGTGTTTTATTTTTAGGAAAACAGGAAAATCTCGAAGAACTATATGGTATTAGTGATTTATTACTATTATTATCAGAAAAAGAAAGCTTTGGTTTAGTAGCTTTAGAAGCAATGGCATGTGGTGTACCTTGTATAGGAACGAATATCGGTGGAATACCTGAAGTGATTGTTCATGAGATAACTGGTTTCATTTGTGAGGTGGGCAATATTCGAGAAATTTCAGCAAAATCGTTAGACATTTTACAAAACGAAAGTCTACAAATGCAATTTCGCGAAGCAAGTTTAAGAAGAGTACATACTGTTTTCTCATCGGAACAAATATTAAATCAATATGAAACAATTTATTACCAATTAGTGGAAATGGATGAGTTTAATGATTGA
- the dapB gene encoding 4-hydroxy-tetrahydrodipicolinate reductase, giving the protein MTEGIKVVIAGPRGRMGREAVKMVTNQEHLQLVGVIDRQDNGRALSDIDPQFREVKCQVYTSIHECLMEQRPDCLIDLTVPEAAFYHAKTAMELNVRPVVGTTGITLQELEELKAIANHKKIGCIIAPNFAIGAVLMMKFSQMAAKYFQNVEIIELHHDQKLDAPSGTAIKTAEMIHEVREPKTQGHPNETEKLQGARGANFHGMHIHSVRLPGLIAHQQVLFGEKGETLTIRHDSYDRESFMTGVKVAVETVMKLNGYVYGLENILD; this is encoded by the coding sequence ATGACTGAAGGTATTAAAGTTGTTATTGCCGGACCTCGAGGAAGAATGGGGAGAGAGGCTGTAAAAATGGTGACGAATCAAGAACATTTACAATTAGTAGGTGTAATTGATCGCCAAGACAATGGTCGTGCTCTTTCTGACATAGATCCTCAATTTAGAGAAGTAAAGTGCCAAGTATATACGAGTATACATGAATGTTTAATGGAGCAAAGGCCAGATTGTTTAATTGATTTAACGGTTCCAGAGGCTGCATTTTATCATGCCAAGACGGCAATGGAGCTAAACGTACGGCCAGTTGTTGGAACTACTGGGATTACACTTCAAGAGTTAGAGGAATTAAAAGCAATTGCAAATCATAAAAAAATTGGTTGTATTATTGCGCCGAATTTTGCCATTGGTGCTGTATTAATGATGAAGTTCTCACAAATGGCAGCCAAGTATTTTCAAAATGTCGAAATTATTGAATTACATCACGACCAAAAATTAGACGCGCCAAGTGGGACGGCGATAAAAACTGCTGAAATGATACATGAAGTAAGAGAACCAAAGACACAAGGTCATCCTAATGAAACAGAAAAATTACAAGGAGCACGCGGTGCAAACTTTCATGGAATGCATATACATAGTGTCCGCTTACCAGGGTTGATTGCTCATCAACAAGTTTTATTTGGAGAAAAAGGGGAAACATTAACAATTCGTCATGATTCCTATGATCGCGAATCGTTTATGACCGGTGTAAAAGTAGCAGTAGAAACTGTAATGAAACTGAATGGGTATGTGTATGGATTGGAAAATATTTTAGATTAA
- the mgsA gene encoding methylglyoxal synthase, translating to MNIALIAHDRKKDDLVQFVTAYRYVFEKHSLFATGTTGKRIQDATGLHVHRFQSGPLGGDQEIGALIAKNEMDIVIFFRDPLTAQPHEPDVSALIRLADVYRVPLATNMGTAEILIRGLERGDIDWRKVIKDMR from the coding sequence ATGAATATTGCTTTAATTGCCCATGATCGCAAAAAAGATGATTTAGTCCAGTTTGTTACAGCTTATCGGTATGTTTTTGAAAAACATAGTTTATTTGCAACAGGAACTACAGGTAAAAGAATTCAGGATGCTACAGGACTTCATGTTCATCGTTTTCAATCAGGGCCACTTGGAGGAGATCAAGAAATCGGGGCGTTAATTGCGAAAAATGAGATGGATATCGTCATTTTCTTTCGTGATCCATTGACAGCTCAACCTCACGAACCTGATGTATCTGCACTTATACGACTTGCTGATGTATACCGTGTTCCACTAGCAACAAATATGGGCACTGCAGAGATACTCATCCGTGGCCTTGAAAGAGGTGATATTGATTGGCGTAAAGTGATTAAAGATATGAGATAG
- the qcrB gene encoding menaquinol-cytochrome c reductase cytochrome b subunit — MLNKVYDWIDERLDITPLWRDVADHEVPEHVNPAHHFSAFVYCFGGLTFFVVVIQVLSGMFLSMYYVPDIERAWESVYYLQNQVAFGQIVRGMHHWGASIVIVMMFLHTLRVFFQGAYKKPRELNWIVGVLIFFVMLALGLTGYLLPWDMKALNATKVTLDIAQSTPLIGDMLKTLLSGDEHIVGAETLTRFFAIHVFFLPAALLGLIGLHFLMIRKQGISGPL, encoded by the coding sequence TTGTTAAATAAAGTATACGATTGGATTGACGAACGATTAGACATTACTCCATTATGGCGTGATGTTGCAGACCATGAAGTACCAGAGCACGTAAATCCTGCCCATCATTTTAGTGCATTTGTTTATTGTTTTGGCGGATTAACATTTTTCGTTGTTGTTATCCAAGTCCTTTCAGGAATGTTTTTATCCATGTATTATGTACCTGATATTGAGCGGGCATGGGAATCCGTTTATTACTTACAAAATCAAGTAGCTTTTGGGCAAATTGTACGTGGTATGCATCACTGGGGTGCAAGTATTGTCATTGTGATGATGTTTTTACATACATTAAGGGTATTTTTCCAAGGTGCCTATAAAAAGCCTCGGGAATTAAATTGGATTGTCGGAGTCCTCATATTTTTTGTTATGTTAGCATTAGGTTTAACTGGTTATTTACTACCTTGGGATATGAAAGCATTAAACGCAACAAAGGTGACTTTGGATATAGCGCAATCAACACCATTAATCGGTGATATGTTGAAAACGCTATTAAGTGGGGATGAACACATTGTTGGTGCAGAAACATTAACAAGGTTTTTTGCCATTCACGTATTCTTCCTACCAGCAGCTTTATTAGGGCTAATTGGCTTACATTTTCTAATGATTCGTAAGCAAGGAATCTCTGGTCCATTATGA
- a CDS encoding biotin--[acetyl-CoA-carboxylase] ligase: MKSNVRKVILNAFREANGEYISGEKLANKIGCSRTAVWKHIEELKKEGFQVEAVRKKGYLLIDHSKKLSADEIYLGLHTEEIGRSVYFYETVPSTQKLAKELALNGANHGTLIVADEQTEGRGRLVRNWYSPKGTGLWMSLIIRPEIAIQQAPQLTLLTAVAVVEAIKDVAGIQPEIKWPNDILISGKKVCGILTELQAEESHIQSLIIGIGINVNQKQEDFPSELQTIATSLKIEADKLIDRTKLLQCFCYRFEKLLNTYIDNGFLPIKQLWEGYSCSIGREITARTLNGNYHGIALGINEDGVLLLKQQSGEIREIYSADIEIT; encoded by the coding sequence GTGAAATCCAATGTCCGAAAAGTAATATTAAATGCTTTTCGCGAAGCTAACGGTGAATATATTTCAGGTGAAAAATTAGCAAATAAAATTGGTTGTAGTCGAACAGCTGTATGGAAACATATTGAGGAGTTAAAGAAAGAAGGTTTTCAAGTTGAAGCAGTTCGCAAAAAAGGGTATTTACTTATTGATCATTCGAAAAAACTATCTGCAGATGAAATTTATTTAGGGTTACATACCGAAGAGATTGGTCGTTCCGTCTATTTTTACGAAACAGTACCTTCTACTCAAAAATTGGCAAAAGAATTGGCATTAAATGGTGCAAATCACGGAACATTAATTGTTGCAGATGAACAAACAGAAGGAAGAGGTCGACTTGTAAGAAATTGGTATTCACCTAAAGGAACCGGTCTCTGGATGAGTTTAATTATTCGTCCTGAAATAGCAATCCAACAAGCACCGCAGCTTACTTTACTAACTGCTGTTGCCGTTGTTGAAGCAATAAAAGATGTAGCTGGGATTCAACCAGAAATTAAATGGCCAAACGATATACTAATTAGTGGAAAAAAGGTTTGTGGAATTTTAACTGAGCTACAAGCTGAAGAAAGTCATATTCAATCTTTAATTATCGGCATCGGGATAAATGTAAACCAAAAACAAGAAGACTTTCCAAGTGAATTGCAAACAATTGCTACTTCTCTAAAAATAGAAGCGGATAAATTAATTGATCGAACAAAACTGTTGCAATGTTTTTGTTATCGATTTGAAAAACTATTAAATACGTATATTGACAATGGATTTTTACCAATTAAACAACTTTGGGAAGGTTATTCATGCTCAATAGGTAGAGAAATAACTGCGAGAACACTTAACGGAAATTATCATGGGATAGCCTTAGGTATTAATGAGGATGGGGTATTACTATTAAAACAGCAATCAGGTGAAATTCGCGAAATTTACTCAGCAGATATAGAAATTACATAG
- a CDS encoding DUF2487 family protein yields MRWGVVKDYSTFFQSKEYIDTVFVPIIPVSFDKNGEAEANASEFIQLIATEVERQFRGRILLLPPLVYFTTYTVNDKQEIITRWINNIIKEKFNHIFFISSNSAWTNIIENIGGNHIWIPTIPLEYVDEKNKKRLIEKQANQIFDFFITEWQKAEKLNN; encoded by the coding sequence TTGCGCTGGGGAGTTGTAAAAGATTACTCTACTTTTTTCCAATCGAAAGAATATATTGATACAGTATTCGTTCCTATCATACCTGTTTCATTTGATAAGAATGGAGAGGCTGAGGCTAATGCATCCGAGTTTATCCAGCTTATTGCAACTGAAGTAGAACGACAATTTAGAGGGAGGATATTATTACTGCCTCCTCTTGTCTACTTTACGACTTATACAGTGAATGATAAGCAAGAAATAATAACAAGATGGATCAATAATATCATTAAAGAAAAATTCAATCATATATTTTTTATTAGTTCTAATTCCGCATGGACGAACATAATTGAAAATATAGGTGGAAACCATATTTGGATTCCAACCATTCCACTAGAGTATGTTGATGAAAAAAATAAAAAGCGATTGATTGAGAAACAAGCGAATCAAATTTTTGACTTTTTTATTACAGAGTGGCAAAAGGCAGAGAAATTAAATAATTAA
- a CDS encoding c-type cytochrome: MHRGKGMKFVGDSRVPANNRKPNIPKDYSEYPGKTEAFYPDFLLKEWLVGAVFLVGFLCLVVVEPPPLERIADPTDTSYIPLPDWYFLFLYQLLKYTFASGPYNAIGAFIIPGIAFTALLLAPFIDKGPKRRPKDRPFATGFMLLAIASIFYLTWEAAAHHDWEASKKQGAIRDVVEVDKEDPAYEILEENTCLSCHGGNLEGGSAPALAGTDLSVDEIKDIAKNGVGNMPSGIFQGTDEELQQIAEFIKSIEK, translated from the coding sequence ATGCATAGGGGAAAAGGAATGAAGTTTGTAGGGGATTCACGTGTCCCTGCTAATAATAGAAAACCGAATATTCCGAAAGATTATTCGGAATATCCGGGTAAAACAGAAGCCTTTTATCCAGATTTTCTTTTAAAGGAATGGCTTGTAGGAGCAGTTTTTTTAGTCGGATTTTTATGTTTAGTTGTCGTTGAACCACCTCCATTGGAACGAATCGCCGACCCTACGGATACAAGTTATATTCCATTACCAGACTGGTATTTTCTATTTTTATATCAACTATTAAAATATACATTTGCATCAGGACCATATAATGCAATCGGTGCATTTATCATACCCGGTATTGCTTTTACTGCTTTATTATTAGCACCATTTATAGACAAGGGACCAAAGCGTAGACCAAAGGATCGCCCGTTTGCTACAGGCTTCATGTTACTTGCTATTGCTAGTATATTTTATTTAACATGGGAGGCAGCAGCGCATCATGACTGGGAAGCATCAAAAAAACAAGGGGCAATACGTGATGTTGTAGAGGTTGATAAAGAAGATCCAGCTTATGAAATTCTTGAAGAAAATACGTGTTTGAGCTGTCATGGAGGCAATTTGGAAGGTGGCTCAGCACCAGCTTTAGCGGGAACTGATTTATCAGTCGATGAGATTAAAGATATTGCTAAAAATGGGGTTGGAAATATGCCATCGGGTATCTTCCAAGGAACGGATGAGGAACTACAACAAATTGCGGAGTTCATTAAAAGCATAGAAAAATAA
- a CDS encoding nucleotide pyrophosphohydrolase, which translates to MQELQKEVDLYISQFKEGYFSPLALMARMTEELGELAREVNHYYGEKPKKTEEKEKTIEEELGDVLFVLICFANSLEIDLEEAHNRVMEKFNTRDANRWTRKE; encoded by the coding sequence ATGCAAGAACTCCAAAAAGAAGTGGATCTCTATATTTCACAATTCAAGGAAGGGTATTTTAGTCCACTCGCTTTAATGGCTAGAATGACTGAAGAACTTGGGGAATTAGCACGAGAGGTAAATCATTATTATGGTGAGAAACCGAAAAAAACTGAAGAGAAAGAAAAAACAATTGAAGAAGAATTAGGTGATGTTTTATTCGTGCTAATTTGTTTTGCTAATTCATTGGAAATAGATCTAGAAGAAGCACATAATAGAGTTATGGAAAAGTTTAATACGAGAGATGCGAATCGTTGGACAAGAAAAGAATAG
- a CDS encoding YitT family protein has translation MLSTIKLRQVIFIMLGAAIFSFGLVHFNMQNNLAEGGFTGITLLLYFLFSFNPSISNLILNIPVFILSWKVLGKKSFIYTIVGTVSLSIFLEIFQRYQFTIHLENDMTLVALFAGVFIGIGLGIIFRNGGTTGGVDIIAQFINKHTGLPIGRTMFMFDATVITLSIITYLTPREGMYTLVAVFIGAKIIDVIQEGTYSGRGAFIISDKNNEIAEKISKDMYRGVTFLEGHGFYTKTNKKVLYCVVAKREMIQLKNIVTSIDPNAFVTITHVHEVMGEGFTLDEHGNPIR, from the coding sequence ATATTAAGTACGATAAAACTCAGGCAAGTAATTTTTATCATGTTAGGTGCAGCGATTTTTTCATTTGGACTCGTTCATTTTAATATGCAAAACAACTTAGCAGAAGGTGGATTTACAGGTATTACTTTACTACTATATTTTTTATTTTCGTTTAATCCATCTATTTCGAATTTAATCTTAAATATACCGGTTTTTATTCTCAGTTGGAAAGTATTAGGTAAAAAGAGTTTTATCTATACAATTGTTGGCACTGTCAGTCTATCTATATTCCTTGAAATATTTCAACGCTATCAATTTACTATACATCTTGAAAATGATATGACCCTAGTTGCTTTGTTCGCTGGAGTTTTTATCGGTATAGGTCTAGGGATTATCTTTAGAAATGGTGGAACAACAGGTGGAGTTGATATTATTGCACAGTTCATAAACAAACATACAGGCTTACCAATTGGTCGGACGATGTTTATGTTTGATGCAACAGTCATTACATTATCAATCATTACCTATTTAACACCTAGAGAAGGAATGTATACATTAGTTGCTGTTTTTATCGGTGCAAAGATTATCGATGTCATCCAAGAAGGTACTTATTCTGGAAGAGGCGCATTTATTATATCAGATAAAAATAATGAAATCGCGGAAAAAATCTCTAAAGATATGTATCGAGGGGTAACCTTTCTTGAAGGGCACGGTTTCTATACGAAGACTAATAAAAAAGTACTATATTGCGTAGTGGCAAAACGGGAAATGATACAATTGAAAAATATCGTCACATCTATTGACCCAAACGCGTTTGTTACCATTACACATGTACACGAAGTAATGGGTGAAGGATTTACTCTAGACGAACACGGTAACCCCATTCGTTAA
- a CDS encoding zinc metallopeptidase: protein MSMLIYFITIMFLPLLIQMYLSSTYSKFSKVGTSSGITGAEAARRVLDENGLYNVTVEPIRGKLTDHYDPRSKVVRLSEGNYYGTSIAAISVATHECGHAVQDSEGYAPLRIRHSLVPVANLGSNLSWIFILIGIVLYSSSMLLLGIIFFAAAVLFQVVTLPVEFNASSRALNLMVSSGMIRNEEESGARKVLNAAALTYVAATVVAIAELLRFVLMFVGMNNDD from the coding sequence ATGAGTATGCTTATATACTTCATTACCATAATGTTTTTACCGTTATTAATACAAATGTATTTGTCTTCAACCTATAGTAAGTTTTCTAAAGTGGGCACGTCATCTGGAATTACTGGTGCTGAAGCGGCTCGGCGTGTTTTAGATGAGAATGGCCTATATAATGTGACTGTTGAGCCCATTCGTGGAAAATTAACAGACCATTATGATCCGAGAAGTAAAGTTGTTCGCTTGTCAGAAGGTAACTATTACGGGACATCTATTGCTGCAATTTCCGTTGCGACTCATGAATGTGGGCATGCTGTCCAAGATAGCGAAGGATATGCTCCTTTAAGGATTCGACACTCTCTCGTACCAGTTGCAAACCTTGGCTCTAATTTGTCTTGGATCTTTATCCTAATCGGGATTGTCTTATATAGTTCAAGTATGTTATTACTAGGTATTATATTTTTTGCTGCTGCAGTACTCTTCCAAGTAGTTACGTTACCAGTTGAGTTTAATGCTTCTTCTCGGGCGCTTAATCTTATGGTTAGTTCTGGTATGATTCGTAATGAAGAAGAATCAGGGGCTAGAAAGGTTTTAAATGCAGCAGCTCTAACATATGTAGCGGCAACAGTTGTTGCAATTGCTGAATTATTACGTTTTGTTTTAATGTTTGTCGGCATGAATAATGATGATTAA
- a CDS encoding QcrA and Rieske domain-containing protein produces MGEQKVSRRQFLTYTLMGVGGFMAASTVMPMLRMAVDPVLQVEAGGDFIATNVKADELTDEPTRVDFQFEQEDGWYVSDVTQTAWVYKDEKGEIIALSPICKHLGCNVNWNSNKEHPNMFFCPCHKGLYEKDGTNVPNTPPRGPLDRYQHKVKDGILYLSRRASAVGGA; encoded by the coding sequence ATGGGAGAACAAAAAGTATCAAGACGTCAGTTTCTAACCTATACATTAATGGGTGTAGGTGGATTTATGGCGGCTTCAACAGTGATGCCGATGTTAAGGATGGCGGTAGATCCTGTACTGCAAGTTGAAGCAGGTGGAGACTTTATTGCGACAAATGTGAAAGCGGATGAGTTGACGGATGAACCAACTCGAGTCGATTTTCAATTTGAACAAGAAGATGGATGGTATGTATCAGATGTAACACAGACAGCATGGGTCTATAAGGATGAAAAAGGTGAAATAATTGCATTATCACCAATTTGTAAACATTTAGGATGCAATGTGAACTGGAATTCGAATAAAGAACATCCTAATATGTTTTTCTGTCCATGTCATAAAGGCTTGTATGAAAAGGACGGTACAAACGTGCCAAATACTCCACCGAGAGGACCGCTTGATCGTTATCAGCATAAAGTGAAGGATGGTATTTTGTATTTAAGTAGACGTGCAAGTGCAGTTGGGGGGGCATAA